One part of the Populus alba chromosome 18, ASM523922v2, whole genome shotgun sequence genome encodes these proteins:
- the LOC118034329 gene encoding uncharacterized protein produces the protein MGNVTSSVAAKFAFFPPDPPTYDVFRESDGRLVLPGVTADKNMEVHLLETKPGNKIVATFWKHPFARFTVLYSHGNAADLGQMHELFIELRAHLRVNIMSYDYSGYGASSGKPSEFNTYYDIEAVYNCLKKDYGIKQEDLILYGQSVGSGPTLHLASRLQKLRGVVLHSAILSGIRVLCPVKMTFWFDIYKNIDKIRLVSCPVLVIHGTNDDIVDLSHGKRLWELAKEKYDPLWVKGGGHCNLETYPEYIKHLRKFINAMEKISIVKPTKQLTQNPSIEVKHNKCLRFGIR, from the exons ATGGGAAATGTAACGTCAAGTGTGGCAGCAAAATTTGCTTTTTTCCCGCCAGACCCTCCAACGTATGATGTGTTTAGAGAGAGTGATGGGAGGCTGGTGTTACCAGGTGTAACTGCCGACAAGAACATGGAGGTTCATTTGTTGGAAACTAAACCTGGGAACAAGATTGTGGCCACGTTTTGGAAACACCCTTTTGCAAGATTTACAGTTTTGTACTCTCATGGAAATGCTGCTGACCTTGGACAAATGCATGAGCTTTTCATTGAGCTTAGAGCTCATTTGAGAGTCAATATTATGAG CTATGACTATTCAGGATATGGAGCATCTTCTGGCAAG CCATCTGAGTTCAACACATACTATGACATCGAGGCTGTGTACAATTGTTTGAAGAAGGATTACGGAATAAAGCAGGAAGACTTGATCTTGTATGGCCAATCTGTTGGAAGTGGTCCTACCCTGCACTTGGCTTCTCGTTTACAGAAGTTGAGAGGCGTCGTTCTTCATAGTGCAATTCTTTCAGGCATAAGGGTCTTGTGTCCTGTCAAGATGACATTTTGGTTTGACATTTACAAG AATATAGACAAAATACGTCTTGTCAGCTGCCCTGTTCTGGTTATCCAT GGAACAAATGATGATATTGTTGATTTATCCCATGGAAAGCGCCTGTGGGAACTTGCCAAGGAAAAATATGATCCCTTATGGGTCAAAGGTGGTGGGCATTGCAACCTGGAAACTTACCCTGAGTATATCAAGCACTTACGAAAGTTCATAAATGCGATGGAGAAAATCTCCATTGTTAAACCGACAAAGCAACTCACACAGAACCCAAGTATTGAAGTCAAACACAACAAGTGCTTAAGATTTGGAATAAGGTAG
- the LOC118034225 gene encoding uncharacterized protein, whose amino-acid sequence MLAEVSTVTELAQAMSHVREYPPLIVFGHMHKQLAYGDGLQKMTVVDANKTVYLDGAMSGGTLRAFTPLEVLEGREDKIAETWVSVIGDETALEEEHVIVSTWQLAFSAIESVTE is encoded by the exons ATGCTTGCTGAAGTGTCTACTGTCACAGAACTAGCACAAGCCATGTCCCATGTAAGAGAGTATCCCCCCCTAATTGTGTTTGGTCACATGCATAAACAGCTAGCATATGGAGACGGTCTTCAGAAAATGACTGTGGTTGATGCTAACAAGACTGTATACTTGGATGGGGCCATG TCTGGAGGCACATTGCGAGCATTCACTCCATTGGAGGTTCTGGAAGGAAGAGAGGATAAAATTGCAGAAACATGGGTTTCTGTTATTGGAGATGAGACCGCTTTGGAAGAGGAGCATGTTATTGTTTCGACATGGCAATTAGCTTTCTCTGCAATTGAATCTGTCACGGAATAG